From the Brachybacterium sillae genome, the window AGGGCCTCGTCGTAGTCGTCGAAGGCGGAGGTGAGCGCGTCGGTGGCGGCGTCCAGGGCGGGGTCATCCTCGCCCCGCGAGGAGGCGCTGGCCTCGTAGTGACGCTCCAGGGCGGAGATGAGGGCGGTGAGGGCCGTGCGCGGATCCGTGCTCATGCGACGAACTTACCCCGGCGGGGCCACTCCTGAACAGCGCACCACGAGCCCGGTCCGGCAGCGCTACCCTGGCGCTTCGATGTGGCGCGGTCCTGCGCCGCCGACGAGCCGTGATCCGTGACGGAAGGAGCCCCATGCCCGCCCCCGCCCCGCACATCACGTTCATGGCGCTGGATCCCCGTCGCGCCGATGCGGACCTGCCCATTGAGGATGGCCGCACCGCCCTCGATTACGAGTTCCGGGTGGCGGTGGTGCCGCGGCGCACCTCCCTGAAGGCGCTGCGCACCGCCCTCACGGAGCAGGCGGAGTACGGCCGCTGGGAGCTGGCGCGCACCCGCCTGTATCTGGGTGGGGAGAAGAAGGTCTGGCTGCGGCGGCGGATCATCCGCGTGCGCTCCACGCTCGGCGAGACGTACTGAGGGGCGCCCCCGAGGGTCGCGGCCGCACCGGTTGTCCACATTCCCTGCGCCCGCGCCGCTATCGAGCGGCCCAAGGTGGTGGGATGACCGCATGGGAGCGGACGGGACGACGGTGCTGTGGTCGGGAAGTGTGCTGGCCTGTGCGCTGCTGCCGTGGGCGATCCTGCTGACCCTGCACGACGTGCGCAGCCACCGCCTGCCGAACCCCCTGGTCGCGGGGGCTACCCTCGCGGTGTTCGGCACCGCCGCCCTGTGCTGGCTGGCGCTGCCGGGCGACCGGGAGGTGCTGGCGTGGAGCGTCGGCATCGGCCTGGCCGTGGGTGCCGCGGCGGTCGTGCTGGCGCTCCTCTCCCCCGCCCTGCTCGGCATGGGCGATGCGAAACTCCTCGGTCCCGTCGCGGTGGTGGCCGTGGCCGCCGGGCCGGTGGCGCTGCTGGGCAGCATGGTGGTCGGGCTGGTGGTGGCGTGCTGCTGGGCCATCGCTGCCGCGCTCCGCGCCGGCACGCTGCGCACCCGCTTCCCGGCCGGGCCGGCGATCCTCGTGGCGCCGTACGGCGGGTTGCTGGTGGGGGCGCTCGGGGTCGGGTGAGGCTGCTCCGGATCGGTCAGGGAATCCGGCGCACCCTCTCAGCACTACCTTGACCCTGCGGCCGTATCGGCGCTTGCGATGCAGACGGGACCTCGGGTGAGCGCTGGCCGGAGTCCGTCCTCAGGATCGATCTGTCCGTCTCCGTTCGATCTCCTTCTCCCAGGTCCGCAGAACGTTCAGCATGCGCTCCCCATGGTCGTGCATCCGCTTGCGTGTCCAGCCTCCGACCTCGACATCCAGCGTCTTGGAGGCCTTGGCCAGCGCTGCCATGAGGGAGAACTTCAGGCTTTGGTCCTCAGCCGTGAACTGCCCGACCTTGGGGAGGGGCATGAGGTTGTTTCGCCGGGAGTTCTCCGTGCGGGTCATCACGCACAGGTTCCCGAAGTGGTCGGCCTGCTCGATGGGCAGTCTCTCGTGGCCCGGGGACGGCTGCACCGGGTAGAAGTGCTCCACCGACGTTCGGTACCGGAACCGGAATTTCGGCGCGCCTTGGTCGAGCGCCGTCCGCTCCTCCTGGGCCAGCAGATTCAGGATCCGGTCGGCGGCGGACTTCCGGTGCGCACTCCACTGGATGGCGGACTCCAGGTGCGCACTCCACAGGATGTAGTCGAGAACGTTGAACAGGAAGTTCGGCACGCTCGTGCCCGCGTGGGCCACGGCGTCGAAGTCGTACTGGGAGAGACGTTCCGCGCCAAGGGATTCGAGCATGTCAGACATCTCTTCCGGGTCACCCCCTTGCTCGTCCAGCCACCGCAGGATCCGGAACAGGAAGTACTTGAAAGTGCGCCGTGTGTCCGTGACCTGGAACATCGCCTGCAGGGCGCGGACCCGGTCCGCGTCGTCCCGGGCGAAGCTGGCGCGCGTGGAGAGTCGACGGGTGCGACCCCTCCCGTTGCCCTGGCGGTACGCCTGCTCCAGCACCCAGTTCTCCTCGTCCGGGGTGCCGGCCAGCGTGGCCCGTGTCCGGATCACGTAGGTGTCGAACAGCAGCCGGAGCTTGAGGAGCCGGAAGGCGAAGCGCCGAGAGAACTCTGCAGCGTCGCATCCGCCGCACTCGGCGCGTTTTCGGGCCTCGGCGAACTGCCGCAGCAGGTCCTTGTCGTCCAGCCGGACGGGATCGGTGTCCTCGCCCCACCGCTGGCGGGGACGCTCGTCCTGGTCGTTGACGGACATGACCTTGAGGACGTGCAGCAGGAAGTTCGGGAAGTCGATGATGCTGCCGTAGGTGCCGTCGTCGTCCTCGTCCGTGCTGGTCTGCACAGCCGCGGACTCGGCACGGACATCGCCGGCCAGCACGTCCGCCAAGGTCCTCGCACGCGAACCTCCCGTGCCGCCGCCGTCCCCTTCTTCCGTCCCGTGGGTCAACAGGGTGTGGAGGCCAGCGAAGTCCTCGCACTGCAGCTCGCACCAGTCACGCCCGAAAAGCCGATCTCGTTCACGCGTGGTGAACTGCAGCTGCAGGTGGCGGTCCAGGACGGCACTGGCGTCCCACACCCGGGCGAAGGTCGAGTGCTCCTCCCGGGGCAGCTCCGCCATCAGCTGCGCCTTGAGCACCTCATGCTTGGCGAGCTGTTCGCCGCGGGTGTTCATGATCTCGAAGTAGTGGTTGAGGTCCGTCCTTGGCGGCAGGGCCGTGCGCAGCAACCGGACACGGGTGAGCAGGTGGCGCAGGTCCTCCGTCTCGAAGACGACCTCCCCTTGCTCCTCAGGGTTCGGCCCCTTCTCCTTCGGGTTCGCTCCGAGCCCGCGCACGAGCGCGGCGTGCATGCGCGTGGCGGCGCTCCGAATGCCGGCCACGGAGAGTCCCTCGATCACATCGGTGAGCCGACTGCGGGCGAGACCGACGCCGTCGTCTCCTGCCGCCAGGAGGGCGCGGAGATCTTCCTCCGCCTGCGGCCGCCCCTCGAACCGCAGACGGGGAACGGGCAGGTCTGAGACGGACATGCCGGCGGACGGCCCCACCTCCCGTAGCGCCGCCCGGGCCACCGCGAAGAGGATCGTCAGGGTGGTGAGCCGCTGCTGACCATCCACCACCTCGTGGATCCGGTCGTCGGCGTCACCGCCGGTGTCCACGACCAGCGAGCCGATGTAATAGTCCGTGTCCGGGGTCAGACGGGAGAGACGGACGTCCGCGAGCAGGGTGTCGATCTCCGCCTCGGTCCAGGCGTAGGCCCGCTGGTAGAGGGGGACGACGTACCGCTCGCCGTCGAAGATCTCGACGATGGTGAGCACCTCCGGCGCGGGCGACGCGGTCATGGGCGCACCTCCTGGTCCGTGGCGGTCGCGGTGCGGGTGGGGGGGACAGGATCTCCCTGACAGGAGCATCCGGTTTGAGGTGGTCCGGGCCCTTCACGTCATCGATCGTCGCCCGGTCCCGGCGCAGCAGCTCTACCGGGTCGTGGGCCTGTGCGAGCAGGGCGAAGAGGTTCTGGCGGTGCCGTTCGGGGATCGACGTGTGCTTGCCGAGGGCGTGCTTCTCGACCGAGCTGCGCTGCACGCGCCGCAGACTCGCCCGCAGCAGGAAGGCGTGGCGTGCCAACACGTCTGAGGCCTCTGCGAGGTCGTCCTCCCCGAAGCGATCGGCGTAGGCGAGCAGGAGACAGCCGAACAGCAGACGTACGTAGTGGGCACCGGTGCCGGTGTCCGCCCGGCGGACGGCGTCCAGCACCGCGTGCTCCTCCGGGTCTCGTTCGGCGCGCTGACGGTCCTCCGTCTCACGCACCGCCGGCTCCGCCTCCGCCACACCGAGGCGCCGGGTGAGACGGACGTAGTGCTCCACCATCCGGAAGAACATCTCCCCGTCGATGACCGGCAGGGTGAGCTGGAAGGGGTAGGGCAGGGCGGGGATCAGGCCCTGGTCGATCAGCCGCCGGTGGCGGGTCTCGAACTCCTCGACGTAGGCCTGCGCCATGAGCACCGGATGAGCCCACCGCCGGGCGCGCTCCGGCGCGGAGGGGCGGACGCCCTTGAAGGCACCGATGTCCGCGGCCGCGAATCCGCCCGGCGGCAGGGTTTCTCCGGAGGTCCAGCGCAGCGTCGGGAAGAGCAGATCGCCGAAGAGGTGGCTGATCTCCGCCGGCGGGATGGCCTCCCACCGGGTGACCGCCGCGAGGAGATCCTCGGTGGATGTCCGGGTGCTCGCGAACTCCCGCAGATGGTAGGCCTTGAGAAGGTCGGTGGGGTCCAGGGCGCGGCCGCGAGTGTTCTGGGAGTCGAACATTTGGAAGGCCTCGTCGAGCGTGGGGACCTCCAGCTGGATCACGGAGCAGCGGTGGAGGAAGAACTTCGCGAACGCCTCCAGACGCGCGACGGTCCACGCGCTGAAGATGCCGTCGAGCCGCCGTTTGTTCTCCCGCAGCCTCTGATCGGTCCGTCCGTCCCACCGTTCGGGCAGGAGGATGCCGGAGACCAGACTCGTGACGACCTCGCTCTGCTCCGATTCCTTCGGCAGTGCGGTCGCCAGAGCGGCTGCGACCAGCCCGAAGGTGAGGTAACGCTGCTGCCCGTCGACGATGTCTAGGGTGTCGCCATCCCGGTGCACGATGATCGACCCCAGCCGGTAGGCGCCGGATGGACGGAATGTCTCGATATCGTCGACCAGCTGACTGACCTGGACCGCTCCCCAGGAGTAGGGCCGCTGATACGCCGGGATCCGGAGTCTCCCGTCCTTGAGCAGCGTGCCGACGGTGACCACGGAGGCGGTGAGCCCCTGATGACCGGGGTCGTCGCCGGTGTTCGGTGCTGGAGGCACGGGGTCCATGGTGGGCACTTTAGGCGAGGCCGGGCGGGAAGTGATTGCGGCACGAGCCCCTCGATCGTGACCATGCGGCAGCTCGACCCGGACGCCGTCCGCGACGCCGTGGCGGACGGATCGATGGCCGGGCCGTCACGCCAAGGGCAGTTCCCCCGCCTGGATCCGACGAAGCACCTCGGCCTGAGCCGCGGCCGTGTACTTCACGTTGACGTAGGGGCCGCTGTTGCTCTGGCCCTCATAACGCACGATCCCCACATGGGCGCCTTCCGGAGATGGCTCCCATCCCTCCGGCACCTTCTGCAGCAGCCCTGCATCACGCAACGCCGGGTTGAGCGTCTTCGCAGCCACCGTCACGCCTTCCGGCAGCATCCCCTGTTCCTGCCAGGCTCGGATCATGACGGAGGCGACCACCGCTTCGTCAGCACCCTCAGTTTCTGCAGGATCCCCGTCAGCCGGCGACGCCGGTGCCGTCACGGGCGGGTCCGCCGGTTCTGGGATGTCTGTCGGTGAACCGCTCACGAGGACGCCCGAATACTTTGCAGCCCTCTTGCGGACCAGGGAGAACACGGGCCCGGAGTCCTTCCACCGTGCGGAGGCCCCGAACACGATGAAGAGGTCCTTTGCGCGGGACACCGCCACGTTCATGAGCTCCAGGGTGCCGTCGATGAAGCTCGCCTTGCCGGAGTTCTCTCCATACACGGAGGAGAACAGCACAATGCTTCGCTCTGCCCCCTGGAGGGTGTGAGCCGTGCCCACGGTCACGAGCGAGGCTCGGGGCCCCATGGTCGTGCGCAGCTCGTTCTGGATCAACCGTGCCTGCGCAGCGAACGGCGTGACGACGCCGAAGACAGCCTTCTCCTTCTCCGGGTTCCCCCCTGCGTCATAGATCGTCGTGAAGTGGTCGAAGTGCTCATCGAGCCAGGTGGCGATGGCTTCTGCTTCCATCGGGTTCACCCGGCTGGAGCCCCGCCGCTGGTCTTCGGCACCGGGCACCTCGCGGAACAGGAACGGCGCGGGCACGTGACCCTCAAGTCGGTACCCCGTCGTCGGTCGCGACGGGATGAGCTGACCCTTGTAGAGGAGCTCGTTGCAGTACTCGATGATCTCCGCGTGACACCGGAAGTGCTCGGCCAGGAAGAGGCCCTCGTCGTTGTCCGGCCCATAACACCATCGGCTCGCACCGGCGGCCGCGCGCATCACGGACGACGGCTGGGAGGCTGTCAGTCCCCGACTCTCCATGACGGGCCACTCTGCCTCGAGCCCCTGAGCAAGGCCCATCTCCCGGTCGCTCTCCGGATCGATGCTCCACACGGGCGCCAGCTGTTGGACATCGCCCACCACCAGGGCGCGACGGGCCAGGCTGAACACGGAGGCGGCCAGGGAGATGTCCACCTGGCCGGCCTCATCGACGATCAACAGATCGATGCGCCCGAGGTCGTATGACACCGGTTCACCGTCCCGCGCCCACAGCGCGAAATGCTTGGGCACCTGGAACGCCGTCATCACGAGGCAGGGCGTGAGAGAGGTCAGCTGAGACCAGTACCGCTCCATGTAGCGCACCGACGTGCGGTTGCGCTCGGCAGGCGGAATGAGGTCCTCACTCCCGGCGGTGATCAGCCACTGAGCCTCATACAGGTGTACGGCCAGCCAGAACTGGGCGTGACGCACGGTCACGTCGAGGGCCTGGTCCAGGGCGAGCAGACTGGAGGCACCAGAGAGCCGCGCTGCCCGGTCCTCATCGAGCAGGCAGAGCTGCCGCAGCTCGTCCACGGCGCCGGTGACGGCGGCGGTGTACTCGCTGGTGGCACGTACCCTCGCTTCCTCTCGGGCGGCACGGTCCCGCGCGGCGCGCTCCACCAGGGCTGCCAGCTCCACAACCCGGCGAGAGTAGAACTCCACGAACGCCGCCACATCACCGAGGTCTTCGGCCGGCTCGTCCTCGTCGTAGGCCAGAGAGGCCTGCAGAGCACTGCCCGGTCCTGTCTCCCCCAGGTGGCGCCAGACGGCGAGGCGTTCGGCGTGGCGGTCCAGCTCACCGGTCAGGCGGGCCTGCTCCTCAGCCTGGGCGGAGCCTTCGTCGATCCGGTGGCGACGGTCCGTGGCGTGGCGCTGCCGCAGGAGAATCTGCCGCCGGTCCTCACTCATCCGGAGGACTTTGGCCAGCAGCTTCTTCGCCGCGGGAAGGTCCTTCGGCTCCGGCAGGCCGAGGGCGCCGGCGTAGACGCGGACAGCGTCGAGGAATCTCGCTGTTGCGGCGACCACGTAGTCAGGGGTGGAGTAGTCCGTGTAGACGCCGCCCTTCCTGTTGTCGGCCAGCAGATACCCCTTGGCTCGAGCCTCCGCTGTCTTGGCCCCCGAGGGGGCGTAGGCGGCGAGACCGCGCAGGAGGCCTTCCCCGGCACCTGACTCGACCGCAATGGGCAGCCAGCGGCAGGCGAGGGGGCCGGCATCGTCTTTGGCCACCGAGCTGAAGGAATCGATGACGTTGGTGACGGCCTGGTTATTCGTCGATGTGCCGACGATCAGCGGTGCCGAGCGGTCCTCGAGGGCATGGGTCACCAGCAAAGTGGCGACGACAGCCTGCAGCATGGTCGTCTTGCCCGTCCCGGGCGGGCCGCTCACCGCCGTCACGTCACCCTCCCCGTCGTGCAGGAACGCGTGCACGGCACGCCGCTGGGACGGCGTGAGGGGAAAACCGTCGCTCATGCTGCCCGTGGCCTTCAGAGCACTGGCGAGCAGGAGGTCCAGGTCCTCGTCGATCCCATCCTCGCTTCGCTGGGACTGCTCTCCCAGACGGAGCAGGGCATCGTAGAGAGGTGCGGCAGGGTTCTGCTCGGCGAGGTGCCTGTAGAGGTCCAGAATGGCGCCATTCGCGGTGATGACCTTGCCCGGGGTGATCCAACAGTCCTGATGCTCGGTCCCCGGTCGGTGGATGACAGCACCGACCCCGTCGGCTGCGCTGTGCAGTTCGGAGAGGTCGCAGACCCCTTCGATCATCGCCCGCACATACTCCACAACGTCGTCCCAGTCCTCCGCCCGGGACACCCGCGCCTCCCCCTCGGAAAGCCGCCACTTCCAGAAGTCTCGGAGGGTGCCCACCATGACCTCGCGGTCCCGGATGCCGGGGCCGCGGAGTCGGCTCGCCGGTATCCAGGGAAGCTGACTGGCCAGATCCGCCGAGAGCGTGCCCTCTGCATCCAGAGATGCGGGCAGCAGAACGAGACCGTCCGATGCACCTCGTCCGCTCCCGGTGACGACGGAGATGATCACGTCCAGAGGTTTGGAACGGGGCTGCCGTGCGGCCGTGAACAGTTCTTCCGTGGCCGATTCGTCCAGAATCCCGCGCTCGATCACAGCGAACGGGATGATCAGGTGAGGGCTTTTGGCATCGAAGCGCCGGTCCTCGAGGTTCACCTGGGTCTGGATCGCGCGGAAATAGTGGGTGAGAGTCTGGCTGGCGGCGTCCATGGCAATCCGTTCGGCAGGTGGCGCGTCTCATAGTGGAGACGCCCTGATTATTCTAGGCCACTCCCCGAAGGTGAACGGTCGGACCTCCGCACCGCAGCAGGCAGCAGCCCTCATCACCGGCGTCATGGTGACGAAGCGGCAGCTCGACCCCAACGCCGTCCGGGACGCCGTGGCGGACGGATCGATGGCCGGGTTCGTGCGTCTCCTCAGCTGACGGCGGCGCGCCGGCTCAGCGCA encodes:
- a CDS encoding DUF5703 family protein — its product is MPAPAPHITFMALDPRRADADLPIEDGRTALDYEFRVAVVPRRTSLKALRTALTEQAEYGRWELARTRLYLGGEKKVWLRRRIIRVRSTLGETY
- a CDS encoding prepilin peptidase, which produces MGADGTTVLWSGSVLACALLPWAILLTLHDVRSHRLPNPLVAGATLAVFGTAALCWLALPGDREVLAWSVGIGLAVGAAAVVLALLSPALLGMGDAKLLGPVAVVAVAAGPVALLGSMVVGLVVACCWAIAAALRAGTLRTRFPAGPAILVAPYGGLLVGALGVG
- a CDS encoding DUF262 domain-containing protein; translation: MTASPAPEVLTIVEIFDGERYVVPLYQRAYAWTEAEIDTLLADVRLSRLTPDTDYYIGSLVVDTGGDADDRIHEVVDGQQRLTTLTILFAVARAALREVGPSAGMSVSDLPVPRLRFEGRPQAEEDLRALLAAGDDGVGLARSRLTDVIEGLSVAGIRSAATRMHAALVRGLGANPKEKGPNPEEQGEVVFETEDLRHLLTRVRLLRTALPPRTDLNHYFEIMNTRGEQLAKHEVLKAQLMAELPREEHSTFARVWDASAVLDRHLQLQFTTRERDRLFGRDWCELQCEDFAGLHTLLTHGTEEGDGGGTGGSRARTLADVLAGDVRAESAAVQTSTDEDDDGTYGSIIDFPNFLLHVLKVMSVNDQDERPRQRWGEDTDPVRLDDKDLLRQFAEARKRAECGGCDAAEFSRRFAFRLLKLRLLFDTYVIRTRATLAGTPDEENWVLEQAYRQGNGRGRTRRLSTRASFARDDADRVRALQAMFQVTDTRRTFKYFLFRILRWLDEQGGDPEEMSDMLESLGAERLSQYDFDAVAHAGTSVPNFLFNVLDYILWSAHLESAIQWSAHRKSAADRILNLLAQEERTALDQGAPKFRFRYRTSVEHFYPVQPSPGHERLPIEQADHFGNLCVMTRTENSRRNNLMPLPKVGQFTAEDQSLKFSLMAALAKASKTLDVEVGGWTRKRMHDHGERMLNVLRTWEKEIERRRTDRS
- a CDS encoding AAA domain-containing protein translates to MDAASQTLTHYFRAIQTQVNLEDRRFDAKSPHLIIPFAVIERGILDESATEELFTAARQPRSKPLDVIISVVTGSGRGASDGLVLLPASLDAEGTLSADLASQLPWIPASRLRGPGIRDREVMVGTLRDFWKWRLSEGEARVSRAEDWDDVVEYVRAMIEGVCDLSELHSAADGVGAVIHRPGTEHQDCWITPGKVITANGAILDLYRHLAEQNPAAPLYDALLRLGEQSQRSEDGIDEDLDLLLASALKATGSMSDGFPLTPSQRRAVHAFLHDGEGDVTAVSGPPGTGKTTMLQAVVATLLVTHALEDRSAPLIVGTSTNNQAVTNVIDSFSSVAKDDAGPLACRWLPIAVESGAGEGLLRGLAAYAPSGAKTAEARAKGYLLADNRKGGVYTDYSTPDYVVAATARFLDAVRVYAGALGLPEPKDLPAAKKLLAKVLRMSEDRRQILLRQRHATDRRHRIDEGSAQAEEQARLTGELDRHAERLAVWRHLGETGPGSALQASLAYDEDEPAEDLGDVAAFVEFYSRRVVELAALVERAARDRAAREEARVRATSEYTAAVTGAVDELRQLCLLDEDRAARLSGASSLLALDQALDVTVRHAQFWLAVHLYEAQWLITAGSEDLIPPAERNRTSVRYMERYWSQLTSLTPCLVMTAFQVPKHFALWARDGEPVSYDLGRIDLLIVDEAGQVDISLAASVFSLARRALVVGDVQQLAPVWSIDPESDREMGLAQGLEAEWPVMESRGLTASQPSSVMRAAAGASRWCYGPDNDEGLFLAEHFRCHAEIIEYCNELLYKGQLIPSRPTTGYRLEGHVPAPFLFREVPGAEDQRRGSSRVNPMEAEAIATWLDEHFDHFTTIYDAGGNPEKEKAVFGVVTPFAAQARLIQNELRTTMGPRASLVTVGTAHTLQGAERSIVLFSSVYGENSGKASFIDGTLELMNVAVSRAKDLFIVFGASARWKDSGPVFSLVRKRAAKYSGVLVSGSPTDIPEPADPPVTAPASPADGDPAETEGADEAVVASVMIRAWQEQGMLPEGVTVAAKTLNPALRDAGLLQKVPEGWEPSPEGAHVGIVRYEGQSNSGPYVNVKYTAAAQAEVLRRIQAGELPLA